A single window of Bradyrhizobium daqingense DNA harbors:
- a CDS encoding PilZ domain-containing protein, with translation MDERREKARHRVLKAGTIEFGGGAIDCTVRNLSDTGAALDVTTPVGIPDRFTLFVQADGTHRACTVVWRKEKRIGVRFG, from the coding sequence ATGGACGAGCGGCGCGAAAAAGCCAGACATCGCGTGCTGAAGGCCGGAACGATCGAGTTCGGCGGCGGCGCGATCGACTGCACCGTCCGTAACCTCTCCGACACCGGCGCCGCCCTCGACGTCACGACCCCCGTCGGCATTCCCGACCGTTTCACCCTGTTCGTCCAGGCCGACGGCACGCATCGGGCCTGCACCGTGGTCTGGCGCAAGGAAAAGCGGATCGGCGTGAGGTTCGGGTGA
- a CDS encoding hemolysin family protein: protein MLSVELVIVVVLIVINGLLSMSELAVVSSRPARLSLLAAKGVRGAERALTLAADPGKFLSTVQIGITLVGVLSGAFSGATLGQRLTQWLLEFGLSKGIADIVGVGLVVTLITYATLIVGELVPKQVALRDPESIAVRVAPAMHLLARISLPLVFLLDVSGRLILTLLGRGGSAEEKVSEDEIHHLVKEAETAGVLEPGEKEMIAGVMRLGDRPVGAVMTPRTEVDEIDLSDNAETIRDIIAKSPHSRFPVSDGDRDKPIGVLQAKDLLVAHMHARTPDLRALVREAPGIPASADARDVLAILKAAPVHVGLVYDEYGAFEGMVTAADILESIVGAFHSEEGPPEPAYVRRDDDSLLISGWMPVDEFGELLGIELPPHRYNTVAGLVLQQFSVLPNVGDAFDFAGWHMEVVDLDGRRIDKILASRLGEQAAA from the coding sequence ATGCTCTCGGTCGAACTCGTCATCGTCGTCGTCCTGATCGTCATCAACGGCTTGCTCTCCATGTCCGAGCTCGCCGTGGTGTCGTCGCGCCCGGCGCGGCTGTCGCTGCTCGCGGCGAAGGGCGTCCGCGGCGCCGAGCGGGCGCTGACGCTAGCCGCCGATCCCGGCAAGTTCCTCTCGACTGTCCAGATCGGCATCACGCTGGTCGGCGTCCTCTCCGGCGCATTCTCGGGCGCGACGCTCGGGCAGCGCCTGACGCAATGGCTGCTCGAGTTCGGCCTCTCCAAGGGCATCGCCGACATCGTCGGCGTCGGCCTCGTCGTCACGCTCATCACCTACGCCACGCTCATCGTCGGCGAGCTGGTGCCGAAACAGGTGGCGCTGCGCGATCCCGAGAGCATCGCGGTCAGGGTCGCGCCCGCGATGCATTTGCTGGCGCGAATCTCGCTGCCGCTGGTGTTCCTGCTCGACGTCTCCGGCAGGCTGATCCTCACGCTGCTCGGTCGCGGCGGCAGCGCCGAGGAGAAGGTCTCGGAGGACGAGATCCATCACCTCGTCAAGGAGGCTGAGACGGCGGGCGTGCTCGAGCCCGGCGAGAAGGAGATGATCGCCGGCGTGATGCGGCTCGGCGATCGTCCCGTGGGCGCCGTCATGACGCCGCGCACCGAGGTCGACGAGATCGACCTGAGCGACAATGCAGAGACCATTCGCGACATCATCGCGAAGAGCCCGCATTCGCGCTTTCCCGTCTCGGACGGCGATCGCGACAAGCCGATCGGCGTGCTCCAGGCCAAGGACCTGCTGGTCGCCCATATGCACGCGCGCACGCCGGATCTGCGCGCGCTGGTGCGCGAGGCGCCCGGCATTCCGGCATCGGCAGACGCGCGCGACGTGCTGGCCATCCTGAAAGCCGCGCCGGTCCATGTCGGCCTGGTCTACGACGAATACGGCGCCTTCGAAGGCATGGTGACCGCCGCCGATATCCTCGAATCGATCGTCGGCGCCTTTCATTCCGAGGAAGGGCCGCCCGAGCCGGCCTATGTCAGGCGCGACGACGACTCGCTCCTGATCTCCGGCTGGATGCCGGTCGACGAGTTCGGTGAGCTGCTCGGCATCGAATTGCCGCCGCATCGCTACAACACGGTGGCGGGCCTCGTACTGCAACAGTTCAGCGTGCTGCCCAATGTCGGCGACGCCTTCGATTTCGCCGGCTGGCACATGGAGGTGGTCGATCTCGACGGACGTCGGATCGACAAGATTTTGGCGAGCAGGTTGGGCGAGCAGGCGGCGGCGTGA
- a CDS encoding methyl-accepting chemotaxis protein, which translates to MRIGKLFALSMLTVTVFAIILGAEVLIPQTRIFANRSDAIKTVDAFGATLMASQHVASLRAPYIGPIFQEAAASQAQLEAAAKATKAAEAGFEAARRAVMVLDDGAAISENLDRAARRLKDITTAADRAMGVALAARDSAATKGFLPGVAEVLAALEPVMNRLEAKVINADSSLAALLSLARTAQDLRVSAGSRAATLSPALSARRPLTAAELSLMDRMQGRVEANRERIEAGIAQLGNPSRIATALKAANESYFGSAAGAVDKEIPAARSDGKYSATADELAKVIVPAIQMFYGVRDAALAEAAERASAARDGALAMLALAGVVVLALLGTLAGVTMMLRSRVVTPLAKIADVIGTLAAGQHEVEIPATGRNEIGQVAGSLRHFKDSFAAKKAADEAAAVEAEAKLRRSQRMDQIAREFEAMIGDVINTVSSASSELEVSAGTLTNTADQSEKVTATVAAASEQASTNVQTVAAAAEEMASSVDEISRQVQDSARIAGEAVQQASRTNDHVGELAKAAGRIGDVVELISQIAGQTNLLALNATIEAARAGEAGRGFAVVASEVKALAEQTAKATGEISQQISGIQTATEDSVGAIKSISDTISRMSEIASAIAAAVEEQGAATREISRNVQQAARGTQQVSASIVDVQRGASQTGSASANVLTSARSLSGESSRLKVEVGKFLDAIRAA; encoded by the coding sequence ATGCGGATCGGAAAGCTTTTTGCGCTGTCGATGCTGACGGTGACGGTGTTTGCAATCATCCTCGGCGCTGAGGTGCTCATCCCCCAGACGCGGATCTTCGCGAACCGCTCCGATGCGATCAAGACCGTCGATGCCTTTGGTGCGACGCTGATGGCCAGCCAGCACGTCGCCAGCCTGCGCGCCCCCTATATCGGCCCGATCTTCCAGGAAGCGGCCGCGAGCCAGGCTCAGCTCGAAGCCGCCGCGAAGGCGACGAAAGCCGCCGAGGCGGGCTTCGAGGCCGCAAGGCGCGCCGTCATGGTGCTGGATGACGGTGCAGCGATCAGCGAAAATCTCGACCGTGCCGCGCGGCGGCTGAAGGACATCACCACGGCGGCCGATCGCGCGATGGGCGTCGCTCTGGCTGCGCGCGACAGCGCCGCAACCAAGGGCTTCCTGCCCGGTGTTGCCGAGGTGCTCGCCGCTCTCGAGCCGGTCATGAACCGGCTCGAAGCGAAGGTGATCAATGCCGATTCCTCGCTTGCGGCGCTGCTCAGCCTGGCGCGGACGGCGCAGGATCTGCGGGTGTCCGCCGGCAGCCGGGCCGCCACGCTGTCGCCGGCGCTGTCCGCACGCCGCCCGCTGACGGCGGCCGAATTGTCGCTCATGGATCGCATGCAGGGCCGCGTCGAGGCCAACCGCGAGCGCATCGAGGCCGGCATCGCGCAGCTCGGAAACCCCTCCCGCATCGCGACCGCGCTGAAGGCGGCAAATGAGTCCTATTTCGGATCCGCAGCGGGTGCCGTGGATAAGGAAATTCCCGCAGCCCGGAGTGACGGCAAGTACAGCGCCACCGCCGACGAGCTCGCGAAGGTGATCGTGCCCGCGATCCAGATGTTCTACGGCGTCCGCGACGCCGCGCTGGCGGAAGCAGCCGAGCGCGCTTCGGCTGCGCGCGATGGTGCGCTGGCGATGCTCGCCCTCGCGGGCGTGGTGGTGCTGGCACTGCTCGGCACGCTCGCCGGTGTGACCATGATGCTGCGCAGCCGCGTGGTGACGCCGCTGGCGAAGATCGCCGACGTGATCGGAACGCTTGCCGCCGGACAGCACGAGGTCGAGATTCCCGCGACGGGCCGCAACGAGATCGGCCAGGTCGCGGGCTCGCTCCGCCACTTCAAGGATTCGTTCGCCGCCAAGAAGGCGGCCGACGAGGCCGCCGCGGTCGAAGCCGAGGCGAAGCTCCGCCGCAGCCAGCGCATGGACCAGATCGCGCGCGAGTTCGAAGCCATGATCGGCGACGTGATCAATACCGTGTCGTCGGCATCGTCGGAGCTGGAAGTCTCGGCGGGAACGCTGACGAACACGGCCGATCAATCGGAAAAGGTCACCGCCACCGTCGCGGCCGCCTCCGAGCAGGCCTCCACCAACGTGCAGACCGTTGCGGCCGCTGCGGAGGAGATGGCTTCGTCGGTCGACGAGATCAGCCGCCAGGTGCAGGATTCCGCGCGCATCGCCGGTGAGGCGGTGCAGCAGGCCAGCCGCACCAACGATCATGTCGGCGAGCTCGCCAAGGCGGCGGGCCGGATCGGCGACGTCGTCGAGCTCATCAGCCAGATCGCGGGCCAGACCAATCTTCTGGCCCTCAATGCCACCATCGAGGCGGCGCGCGCCGGCGAGGCCGGTCGCGGCTTCGCCGTCGTCGCCTCCGAGGTCAAGGCGCTCGCCGAACAGACCGCCAAGGCCACCGGCGAGATCAGCCAGCAGATCTCGGGCATCCAGACCGCGACCGAGGATTCCGTCGGCGCCATCAAGTCGATCAGCGACACCATCTCTCGCATGTCGGAGATTGCCTCCGCGATCGCCGCGGCCGTCGAAGAGCAGGGCGCAGCGACGCGCGAGATCTCCCGCAACGTGCAGCAGGCCGCCCGCGGCACCCAGCAGGTCTCCGCCAGCATCGTCGACGTGCAGCGCGGCGCGAGCCAGACCGGATCCGCCTCCGCCAATGTCTTGACCTCGGCGAGGTCGCTGTCCGGCGAGAGCAGCCGCCTCAAGGTCGAGGTCGGCAAATTCCTCGACGCGATCCGCGCGGCGTAG